A part of Corynebacterium lactis RW2-5 genomic DNA contains:
- the secD gene encoding protein translocase subunit SecD encodes MNSKSRGGSSTFQRHWPQWLLALFAAFLVLTYALVLFTGGGSLKPKLGIDLQGGTRVTLVPQGQQPTREQLDQARTILENRVNGMGVSGAQVVTDGDTLVITVPGEDSQEARSLGQTSQLFFRPVAQPQQGPDEARFAEVVKKVAEDWVSVGILSKEEATEQVNKLFESMKQQQEQTIKSLKAQNPDQPIPPELEKSLGEAPKLDLKEPAKPANSIEAAELRTKVRDVLLATRQSEDETTQVAAAAMMRCTDPNAPDPLQGADDPAKPLVTCSPDGGQTLVLDKSPLLNGQTDEVKGKRLSGDDIDTNAPIVGGFDQQSGEIQVSFSFKSGPNDAGGATWAKLTQDYLQRQVAIVLDSKVISAPVIQAATPVGNATRITGDFSVDEAQTLANNLRYGALPLSFAGEDGEPGGTTTTIPATLGSASLQAGLIAGLIGIALIFVYALALYRGLGAISIVSLAAAGAMIYGVLILLGRWIGYSLDLAGIAGIIISIGTTADSFIVFFERIKDELRAGRTFRSAVPHAWRRARRTILSGNFVSIIAAVVLYILAIGDVRGFAFTLGLSTFFDIVTAFFVTAPLVILATRKWPALSKPSMNGFGSVMELARATRSSDKEGK; translated from the coding sequence TTGAACAGCAAATCCAGAGGTGGCTCGAGTACTTTTCAGCGTCATTGGCCCCAATGGCTTTTGGCGCTGTTTGCTGCTTTCCTCGTCCTTACTTATGCCCTCGTCCTGTTTACGGGTGGGGGATCGCTTAAGCCCAAGTTAGGCATCGACCTTCAGGGCGGTACCCGAGTGACCCTGGTTCCGCAGGGGCAGCAGCCTACTCGCGAACAGCTAGACCAGGCTCGCACAATCCTCGAGAACCGTGTCAACGGTATGGGCGTCAGCGGAGCCCAGGTGGTCACGGACGGCGATACCCTCGTAATCACAGTTCCGGGCGAAGACTCGCAAGAGGCTCGTTCGCTCGGCCAGACTTCGCAGTTGTTCTTCCGTCCCGTCGCTCAGCCTCAGCAGGGGCCGGACGAGGCACGGTTCGCAGAGGTTGTGAAGAAAGTCGCCGAAGACTGGGTTTCGGTGGGCATTCTTTCTAAGGAAGAAGCGACCGAGCAGGTTAATAAACTCTTCGAGTCGATGAAGCAGCAGCAGGAGCAGACGATTAAGTCTCTCAAAGCACAGAACCCGGACCAGCCCATCCCACCGGAGCTCGAAAAAAGCCTGGGTGAGGCCCCGAAGCTGGACTTGAAGGAACCGGCGAAACCTGCGAACTCCATCGAGGCCGCAGAGCTTCGGACAAAGGTCCGAGACGTGCTGTTGGCTACGCGCCAGTCAGAAGATGAAACTACCCAGGTTGCTGCAGCGGCCATGATGCGCTGCACCGATCCAAATGCGCCTGACCCGCTGCAGGGTGCAGATGACCCGGCCAAACCGCTTGTTACCTGCTCCCCAGATGGTGGCCAGACTCTTGTTTTGGACAAATCGCCACTGCTTAACGGACAGACCGATGAGGTCAAGGGCAAGCGTCTTTCCGGTGACGATATCGATACCAATGCTCCCATCGTGGGCGGTTTTGATCAGCAGTCCGGCGAAATCCAGGTCTCCTTTAGCTTCAAGTCGGGCCCGAACGATGCAGGCGGCGCAACTTGGGCGAAACTGACCCAGGATTACCTGCAGCGCCAGGTCGCTATTGTGCTGGACTCGAAAGTAATTTCTGCGCCTGTTATCCAGGCTGCAACGCCAGTCGGTAATGCAACTCGAATCACCGGTGACTTCAGCGTCGACGAGGCTCAGACTTTGGCCAACAACCTCCGCTATGGCGCGCTTCCGCTGTCGTTCGCAGGAGAAGACGGCGAGCCAGGCGGTACGACCACGACGATTCCGGCGACTCTCGGTAGCGCCTCTCTCCAGGCTGGCCTCATTGCAGGCCTGATTGGTATCGCTCTCATTTTCGTCTACGCGTTGGCCCTCTACCGTGGATTGGGCGCGATTTCGATCGTTTCTCTTGCCGCTGCGGGCGCAATGATTTACGGCGTGCTCATCCTTCTCGGCCGCTGGATTGGTTACTCCCTGGATCTCGCGGGTATCGCAGGCATCATCATCTCTATCGGTACTACGGCGGACTCGTTCATCGTCTTCTTCGAGCGCATCAAGGACGAACTGCGGGCCGGCCGGACGTTCCGTTCTGCTGTCCCGCACGCATGGCGCCGTGCTCGCCGCACGATTCTGTCGGGTAACTTCGTTTCGATTATCGCAGCTGTGGTGCTCTACATTTTGGCGATCGGTGACGTTCGCGGTTTCGCCTTCACCCTGGGCTTGTCGACATTCTTCGACATCGTGACCGCGTTCTTTGTCACGGCACCACTGGTCATTCTGGCTACTCGCAAATGGCCCGCGCTTTCCAAGCCCTCCATGAACGGATTCGGTTCCGTGATGGAGTTGGCCCGAGCAACCCGCAGTAGCGACAAAGAGGGGAAGTAA
- the secF gene encoding protein translocase subunit SecF yields MTTKQVTQTRESIAEKKSFFRRLYTGVGGIDIVGKRKQWYQIAAGVIIVALAAMLIRGFSLGIDFEGGTKITMPPAEVTTSQAEDVFKDATGKTPELVQIIGSGDGRILEITSERLTQEEINNARVALNNAFKPVDAQGTQTPDAIGDSTVSESWGESITNRMLLAAVVFLALVFAYIAVRFERDMAISAIFSLLIDGIVIMGIYALIGLDVTPATIIGLLTVLSFSLYDTVVVFDKVDENTAGYRQSTRKTYGELVNLAVNETIMRSINTTVSTLLPIAALMIIAVGLLGVGTLKDLALVQLIGIVQGTFSSIFLAAPFVVSLKAKQRKYREHDEAVARVRAAVADDRADGEQAVAESVETSTTDTATPAVPQGDTKRVVTTPEPPAKPSRNSSAGEGPLTWRPGNR; encoded by the coding sequence ATGACTACCAAGCAAGTTACGCAGACTCGCGAGTCCATCGCGGAGAAGAAGTCCTTCTTCCGTCGCCTCTATACCGGTGTCGGTGGCATCGATATCGTCGGAAAGCGGAAGCAGTGGTATCAAATTGCGGCCGGAGTAATCATCGTGGCGTTGGCCGCGATGCTGATCCGAGGGTTCAGCCTGGGCATCGATTTCGAAGGCGGAACCAAGATAACCATGCCTCCGGCCGAGGTCACGACGTCGCAGGCTGAAGACGTGTTCAAGGATGCGACCGGTAAAACTCCGGAGCTGGTGCAGATCATCGGCTCCGGCGATGGCCGCATCCTGGAGATCACATCCGAGCGTCTGACTCAGGAGGAGATCAATAACGCTCGGGTGGCGCTGAACAACGCCTTCAAGCCCGTCGACGCGCAGGGCACTCAGACACCGGACGCGATTGGTGACTCGACGGTTTCGGAGTCCTGGGGCGAGTCGATTACGAACCGTATGCTCTTGGCCGCGGTTGTGTTCCTGGCGCTGGTCTTCGCCTACATTGCCGTGCGATTCGAACGCGATATGGCTATCTCGGCGATTTTCTCGTTGCTAATCGACGGCATCGTGATCATGGGAATCTACGCCCTGATTGGACTCGATGTCACCCCGGCGACCATCATCGGTTTGCTAACGGTGCTGTCCTTCTCGCTCTACGACACCGTCGTGGTCTTCGACAAGGTCGACGAGAATACAGCTGGATACCGGCAATCGACGAGAAAGACCTACGGCGAGCTGGTGAATCTCGCAGTCAACGAAACGATTATGAGGTCGATTAACACGACCGTCTCCACCCTGTTACCGATTGCGGCACTGATGATTATCGCAGTGGGATTGCTCGGTGTGGGCACGTTGAAGGATCTTGCGCTCGTGCAGTTGATTGGTATTGTCCAGGGCACCTTCTCGTCAATCTTCCTCGCCGCGCCTTTCGTTGTGTCACTGAAGGCGAAGCAGCGCAAATACCGCGAGCATGACGAGGCGGTAGCAAGAGTGCGCGCCGCAGTTGCAGACGATCGTGCGGATGGGGAACAGGCGGTAGCCGAGAGCGTCGAAACTTCGACAACTGATACTGCTACGCCTGCTGTACCGCAGGGAGATACTAAGCGGGTAGTGACAACGCCGGAGCCTCCGGCGAAGCCATCGCGGAATTCCTCGGCAGGTGAAGGGCCTCTGACGTGGCGTCCGGGGAACCGCTAG
- a CDS encoding adenine phosphoribosyltransferase yields MSYANAREALAEKIRLVPDFPVDGVLFEDLTPALADPEAFSLVVDEVAAKAKEYGAELIGSLDARGFLIGSAVAYKEGLGVLAIRKKGKLPPPVHTESYALEYGEAALEIPAEGIDLTDRKVVLVDDVLATGGTLCAARKLLETAGAKVTGLCCVLEVEGLGARERLADLPLFIVNKG; encoded by the coding sequence GTGTCGTATGCGAACGCGCGCGAAGCGTTGGCCGAAAAGATTCGCCTCGTCCCCGACTTTCCAGTCGACGGTGTCCTCTTCGAGGATCTGACACCTGCCTTGGCGGACCCCGAGGCTTTTTCCCTGGTCGTGGATGAAGTCGCAGCGAAGGCGAAGGAATACGGTGCCGAACTAATTGGCAGCTTGGATGCCCGCGGATTCCTTATCGGGTCCGCAGTCGCGTACAAAGAGGGGCTCGGCGTGCTCGCGATTCGCAAGAAGGGCAAGTTGCCGCCGCCCGTACACACTGAGTCATACGCACTCGAATACGGTGAGGCCGCGTTGGAGATTCCGGCAGAGGGCATTGACCTTACTGACAGAAAAGTAGTACTGGTCGATGACGTGCTAGCCACGGGCGGAACCCTGTGTGCAGCCCGTAAACTGTTGGAAACAGCCGGCGCCAAAGTCACTGGACTGTGCTGTGTATTGGAGGTTGAGGGGCTCGGCGCGCGTGAGAGGCTGGCCGATCTTCCCCTTTTCATTGTCAATAAGGGGTGA
- a CDS encoding RelA/SpoT family protein: MADVSARRYGARLARSLTGNRTKIRPVLDPLVAVHRQVHPRADLAVLQRAYDTAERLHAGVFRKSGEPYITHPLAVATIAAEIGMDTTTLVAALLHDTVEDTDYSLEDLTRDFGPEVARLVDGVTKLDKVALGSAAEAETVRKMIIAMSQDPRVLVIKVADRLHNMRTMRFLPPEKQAKKARETLEVIAPLAHRLGMASVKWELEDLSFAILYPKKYDEIVRLVADRAPQRDRYIREVSDLILKDLRESHVAAEVQGRPKHYWSIYQKMIVRGHEFDEIFDLVGLRILVDTTKDCYAAMGAVHSLFKPMPGRFKDYISAPRFGVYQSLHTTVIGPGGNPLEVQIRTHEMHYNAEYGIAAHWRYKETKGSHKGDSAEVDQMAWMRQLLDWQREAADPNEFLDSLRYDLASTETFAFTPKGDVITLPADATPVDFAYAVHTEVGHRCIGAKVNGKLVALESHLKTGDRVEIFTSKDAHSGPSKDWLKFVKTPRAKAKIRQWFAKELREEALDAGRDALAAEVQRGGLPMHRLFTPASIKQIASELHYGDVDALYTAIGKGQVSARHVTNRLVAQFSGEEDAEDQLVERTPMSKMQPRPGSRRGDRTGVLVAGDADLAAKLAKCCTPVPGDDIFGFVTRGGGVSVHRTDCTNAEKLHQEPERIIEVSWATDSSGAVFMVTVQIEALDRHGLLSEITRTISDQKVSILATSSHTSDDRVAVMRFSFEVSDTKQMGYILNVLRSIEGVFDVYRVTSGQ, translated from the coding sequence ATGGCTGACGTTTCTGCGCGCCGCTACGGAGCACGCCTCGCCCGTAGCCTCACTGGAAACCGGACTAAGATTCGTCCGGTGCTCGACCCTCTTGTGGCTGTCCACCGACAGGTGCATCCGCGGGCCGACCTCGCTGTTTTACAGCGCGCATATGACACCGCAGAACGTCTCCACGCGGGTGTCTTCCGTAAGTCCGGTGAGCCCTATATCACCCATCCGTTGGCGGTAGCAACGATTGCAGCCGAGATCGGTATGGATACAACCACGCTGGTGGCAGCCCTTCTGCACGACACAGTGGAGGATACCGACTACAGCCTCGAGGATCTGACTCGAGACTTTGGGCCGGAGGTAGCACGCCTGGTCGATGGCGTAACGAAACTGGACAAGGTGGCGCTCGGCTCCGCTGCAGAAGCGGAAACTGTGCGGAAGATGATTATCGCGATGAGCCAGGATCCGCGTGTTCTGGTAATCAAGGTCGCCGATCGCCTTCATAACATGCGAACCATGCGCTTTCTGCCGCCTGAAAAGCAAGCAAAAAAGGCGCGCGAAACCTTGGAAGTTATCGCACCCCTTGCTCACCGCCTGGGTATGGCTAGCGTCAAGTGGGAGCTCGAGGACCTCTCGTTCGCCATCTTGTACCCGAAGAAGTATGACGAAATTGTGCGGTTGGTAGCGGACCGAGCACCACAGCGTGACCGCTATATCCGCGAAGTTTCGGATTTGATTCTAAAAGACCTGCGCGAGTCTCATGTCGCCGCCGAGGTACAGGGACGCCCGAAGCATTATTGGTCGATTTACCAGAAAATGATTGTCCGTGGTCACGAGTTCGACGAGATTTTCGATCTTGTCGGCCTGCGTATTCTGGTGGACACCACAAAGGACTGCTACGCAGCGATGGGCGCGGTCCACTCACTGTTTAAGCCGATGCCAGGAAGGTTCAAGGACTATATCTCAGCACCTCGCTTCGGGGTGTATCAGTCACTTCACACCACTGTTATCGGTCCCGGCGGAAACCCGTTGGAGGTGCAGATTCGAACGCACGAGATGCACTACAACGCCGAATACGGAATTGCAGCGCACTGGCGCTACAAGGAGACGAAGGGCTCCCATAAGGGCGATTCCGCAGAGGTTGACCAAATGGCGTGGATGCGCCAGTTGCTGGACTGGCAGCGAGAGGCCGCGGACCCGAACGAGTTCCTCGACTCCCTGCGCTATGACCTCGCCTCGACTGAGACCTTCGCGTTTACGCCGAAGGGTGACGTCATCACCCTGCCGGCCGACGCAACTCCGGTGGACTTCGCCTATGCGGTGCATACTGAGGTGGGGCACAGGTGTATCGGCGCGAAGGTCAACGGCAAATTGGTTGCCCTCGAGTCTCACCTAAAGACCGGCGATCGAGTCGAGATTTTCACATCTAAAGACGCGCACTCTGGTCCTTCGAAAGACTGGCTTAAGTTCGTCAAGACTCCTCGCGCGAAAGCGAAGATTCGGCAATGGTTTGCGAAGGAACTCCGCGAGGAAGCCCTTGATGCAGGCCGTGACGCGCTGGCGGCCGAGGTCCAACGTGGTGGCCTACCTATGCATCGCCTGTTCACTCCGGCTTCCATTAAGCAGATTGCCTCGGAGCTGCATTATGGCGATGTCGACGCTCTCTACACCGCTATCGGCAAGGGGCAGGTGTCGGCTCGGCACGTGACCAACCGTCTTGTGGCGCAGTTCTCGGGCGAAGAGGATGCGGAAGACCAACTAGTAGAGCGCACCCCGATGTCGAAGATGCAGCCGCGTCCGGGTTCTCGCCGTGGTGACCGAACGGGAGTGCTTGTCGCAGGCGATGCAGATCTTGCCGCAAAACTCGCCAAGTGTTGCACCCCTGTGCCCGGCGATGACATCTTCGGCTTTGTCACCCGCGGTGGTGGCGTGAGCGTTCACCGCACCGACTGCACTAATGCTGAGAAGCTGCACCAGGAGCCCGAACGTATCATCGAGGTTTCCTGGGCCACGGATTCCTCCGGGGCAGTGTTTATGGTAACCGTCCAAATCGAGGCTTTGGACCGCCATGGTCTGCTATCCGAGATTACGCGCACGATTTCGGATCAGAAGGTCTCGATCCTGGCAACGTCTTCGCACACCTCCGATGACCGCGTGGCTGTCATGCGTTTTAGCTTCGAGGTATCGGACACTAAGCAGATGGGATACATCCTCAATGTGTTGCGCAGTATCGAGGGGGTTTTTGATGTCTACCGAGTTACCAGTGGCCAGTAA
- a CDS encoding peptidylprolyl isomerase translates to MANNEQRRKDAMRKLERELSRRERNEKLKPLGVVITTLAILFAIGGGIYLLTTAGGDESTEADSATDTATQPVALTATPVSGDAAPMKRAEALPETVTCEYPNDGEAAKAVDKPRTDNVPATGTKTVTLKTNQGDIPMELDRSLSPCGVNAIETMAQSGYFNDTVCHRVTGGGLNVLQCGDPTGTGTGGPGFKFAGEWPVKDSGLDQNAPVVYPKGSIAMANPGDPDANGSQFFLNWADSQLPPQYTILGSMTEEGTKTVEGIAKNGIEGGGTSDGKPAKEVRIQTAEVKA, encoded by the coding sequence GTGGCAAATAACGAGCAGAGGCGCAAAGACGCGATGCGCAAGCTGGAGCGGGAACTGTCCCGCCGCGAACGCAACGAGAAGCTAAAGCCGCTGGGCGTAGTCATAACAACCCTGGCGATTCTCTTCGCCATCGGCGGCGGCATCTACCTGCTCACCACTGCAGGCGGCGACGAGTCAACAGAAGCGGACTCTGCTACCGACACTGCAACCCAACCCGTGGCTCTAACTGCTACTCCGGTCAGTGGTGACGCCGCCCCGATGAAACGAGCTGAAGCCCTTCCCGAGACCGTTACTTGCGAGTACCCGAATGATGGCGAGGCCGCGAAGGCAGTCGACAAGCCACGCACCGATAACGTCCCAGCGACCGGCACGAAGACCGTCACTTTGAAGACAAATCAAGGTGACATTCCTATGGAACTCGATCGCTCCCTGTCCCCCTGCGGCGTAAACGCAATCGAAACGATGGCTCAGTCCGGTTACTTCAACGACACCGTGTGCCACCGCGTCACCGGCGGCGGGCTCAATGTGCTGCAGTGTGGCGACCCGACGGGCACCGGCACCGGCGGCCCGGGATTCAAGTTCGCCGGCGAATGGCCGGTCAAGGACTCCGGGTTGGACCAGAATGCTCCGGTCGTCTACCCGAAGGGCTCCATTGCGATGGCAAACCCGGGCGATCCGGATGCCAACGGCAGCCAGTTCTTCCTCAACTGGGCAGACTCCCAGCTGCCCCCGCAGTACACCATCCTAGGTTCCATGACTGAGGAGGGCACGAAGACGGTCGAAGGCATTGCCAAGAACGGCATCGAAGGAGGCGGAACCTCCGACGGCAAGCCCGCTAAGGAAGTTCGTATCCAGACCGCCGAGGTCAAGGCCTAA
- a CDS encoding MBL fold metallo-hydrolase, with protein MEIFGFPAGPFQTNCYVATGTAAMEGIETPCVIIDPGFGAFNVVRAEVEKRRWKPEAILLTHGHIDHIRDVAEAAKYWDIPVMIHKADNSLLSDPSSGASWFGHLFDMESMEAYRDAQFFDDGDEVKWAGLNFAVSHAPGHSPGCVMLRAFDGGDEVLFAGDVVFNGSVGRTDLPGSSPEQMRLSLKNKVLTLPDELIILPGHGPTSTIGDERKNNPFLQNLD; from the coding sequence ATGGAGATTTTTGGTTTTCCCGCGGGCCCATTTCAGACAAACTGCTACGTTGCCACGGGCACAGCAGCTATGGAGGGAATTGAAACCCCGTGCGTCATCATCGACCCGGGTTTCGGTGCCTTTAACGTTGTGCGCGCCGAAGTGGAGAAGCGGCGTTGGAAGCCTGAGGCGATTCTGCTGACTCACGGCCATATCGACCACATTCGTGACGTCGCTGAGGCTGCGAAATACTGGGATATTCCGGTAATGATTCATAAGGCGGACAATTCCCTGTTGTCGGACCCGTCAAGTGGAGCTTCCTGGTTCGGTCACCTCTTCGACATGGAGTCGATGGAAGCGTATCGGGACGCGCAGTTTTTTGATGACGGTGACGAGGTCAAGTGGGCTGGGTTGAACTTCGCGGTGTCTCACGCCCCTGGGCACTCTCCGGGCTGTGTCATGCTGCGTGCTTTTGACGGCGGAGACGAGGTTCTCTTTGCCGGTGATGTTGTTTTCAATGGCTCGGTGGGGCGAACGGACCTACCGGGGTCCAGCCCGGAGCAGATGCGTCTTTCTTTGAAGAATAAGGTGCTCACTCTTCCGGATGAACTCATTATTCTCCCGGGCCACGGCCCGACCTCGACGATTGGGGATGAACGGAAGAATAACCCCTTCCTTCAGAACTTGGATTAA
- the hisS gene encoding histidine--tRNA ligase, whose translation MNSSQKPKKIKPFSAPKGVPDYVPPISREFEAVRNSFQHRARLAGYEHIELPIFEETGLFARGVGESTDVVSKEMYTFADRGERSVTLRPEGTAGVMRAVIEHNLDRGQLPVKLSYAGPFFRYERPQAGRYRQLQQVGVEAIGVDDPALDAEVIALADACFRGIGLTGFRLELTSLGDNTCRPEYRKKLQEFLFSLDLDEETRHRADINPLRVLDDKRPEVQEQLVDAPLMLDYLSDSSREHFETVTGLLNAMGVEYTINPRMVRGLDYYTKTCFEFVHDGLGAQSGIGGGGRYDGLMAQLGGQELSGIGFGLGVDRALLALEAEQKQASDGRRVDVYGVALGEDAAREMAIQINKLRQAGIRADMSYGGRGLKGAMKGADRAGARFALVLGESELAEGQVQVKDLTEHAQHAVALENLAEELRGLLQ comes from the coding sequence GTGAACTCGAGCCAGAAGCCCAAGAAGATTAAGCCCTTTTCCGCGCCGAAAGGCGTGCCGGACTACGTACCGCCGATTTCCCGTGAGTTCGAGGCGGTACGAAACTCTTTCCAGCACCGTGCCCGCCTCGCCGGGTACGAGCATATTGAGCTGCCTATTTTCGAGGAGACGGGTCTCTTTGCGCGCGGCGTTGGTGAATCTACTGATGTAGTCAGCAAGGAGATGTACACCTTCGCGGATCGCGGTGAGCGCTCGGTGACTCTGCGCCCGGAGGGCACCGCCGGTGTGATGCGCGCCGTTATCGAGCACAACCTCGACCGCGGCCAGCTCCCCGTTAAGCTTTCTTACGCCGGCCCCTTCTTCCGCTACGAGCGCCCGCAGGCTGGCCGCTACCGTCAACTTCAGCAGGTGGGTGTCGAAGCGATTGGCGTGGACGACCCGGCACTGGATGCTGAGGTTATCGCGCTTGCCGACGCCTGCTTCCGCGGCATTGGCCTGACGGGTTTTCGCTTGGAGCTGACCAGCCTCGGCGATAACACCTGTCGCCCGGAGTACCGCAAGAAGCTGCAAGAGTTCCTGTTTTCTCTCGATTTAGACGAAGAGACCCGGCACCGCGCGGACATCAATCCTCTGCGGGTATTGGATGACAAGCGACCCGAGGTTCAGGAACAGCTCGTAGACGCTCCGCTGATGTTGGACTACCTTTCCGATAGCAGCAGGGAGCACTTCGAAACGGTGACAGGCCTCCTCAATGCCATGGGGGTTGAGTACACCATCAACCCGCGCATGGTTCGCGGCCTCGATTACTACACGAAGACCTGCTTCGAGTTCGTGCACGATGGCCTAGGTGCGCAGTCCGGTATCGGTGGCGGTGGCCGCTATGACGGCCTGATGGCGCAACTCGGTGGTCAAGAACTTTCCGGTATCGGTTTTGGGCTAGGCGTCGACCGCGCGTTGCTGGCCTTGGAAGCGGAGCAGAAGCAGGCTTCGGATGGCCGCCGTGTAGATGTCTACGGCGTTGCACTGGGCGAGGACGCTGCCCGCGAGATGGCGATTCAGATTAACAAATTGCGCCAGGCTGGAATTCGCGCCGACATGTCCTATGGAGGCCGGGGACTAAAGGGCGCGATGAAGGGCGCAGACCGCGCCGGCGCGCGCTTTGCACTGGTTCTGGGCGAGTCCGAACTCGCCGAAGGTCAGGTGCAGGTCAAGGATCTCACCGAGCACGCTCAGCACGCGGTGGCGCTGGAAAATCTCGCAGAAGAATTGCGCGGCCTGCTCCAGTAA
- a CDS encoding L-serine ammonia-lyase, whose translation MTISALNLFSIGIGPSSSHTVGPMRAAGAFVHKHAPTSGRIVLRGSLAATGRGHGTDRAVVLGLAGYEPASVDPEALFPPGAAIPVSGSVDAPNGQLEYSIEFDATAMPAHPNAVSFFADGSAEPTETYYSVGGGFIVSDTEYRRAVANADSATAGPGARFANDAEVAVPFPFTCAADLVDVCQRENLSIADTMLANEIALARDNDHFLADSAARDHIHSHLDTVWETMQLCIDRGLHTDGVLPGGLGVPRRAPTVVAKLREAARERNENTFSSLDPLHAMEWVNVFALAVNEENAAGGRVVTAPTNGAAGIIPAVMHYAKNFRPGFNREAARKFLLTAAAVGNIIKENASISGAEVGCQGEVGSASAMAAAALCSFLGGSVKQVENAAEIALEHSLGLTCDPVGGLVQIPCIERNAMASVGAINAARFALLGDGTHSVSLDQVMKTMDETGRDMLSKYKETAAGGLAATLGLRVNMTEC comes from the coding sequence ATGACGATTAGTGCGCTGAATCTTTTCAGTATCGGCATCGGGCCGTCCTCCTCCCACACCGTCGGCCCGATGAGGGCTGCGGGGGCTTTCGTCCATAAACATGCGCCCACCAGCGGCCGCATTGTTCTGCGAGGGTCGCTTGCCGCTACCGGCCGGGGCCACGGCACCGACCGAGCCGTGGTCCTGGGCCTTGCAGGATACGAACCGGCATCCGTCGACCCCGAAGCGCTCTTCCCTCCTGGCGCCGCCATTCCAGTTTCCGGATCAGTGGACGCGCCCAACGGACAACTTGAATACAGCATAGAATTCGATGCCACCGCGATGCCGGCACACCCCAACGCGGTGTCCTTTTTCGCCGACGGCTCAGCAGAGCCCACCGAAACGTACTATTCGGTCGGAGGCGGTTTCATCGTCTCTGACACTGAATACCGTCGCGCAGTGGCCAACGCCGACAGTGCGACGGCCGGCCCCGGCGCGCGATTTGCAAACGACGCCGAGGTTGCCGTCCCCTTCCCCTTCACATGCGCCGCCGATTTGGTCGATGTCTGTCAGAGGGAGAATCTGTCTATCGCTGACACGATGCTGGCCAATGAGATCGCGCTCGCTCGCGACAACGACCATTTTTTGGCCGACTCCGCCGCCCGCGACCATATCCACTCCCACCTAGACACCGTCTGGGAAACCATGCAACTGTGCATTGATCGGGGCTTGCATACCGACGGTGTCCTGCCCGGCGGGCTCGGAGTACCTCGGCGGGCGCCAACCGTCGTCGCTAAGCTACGCGAAGCGGCAAGAGAGAGGAACGAAAACACCTTCTCCTCCCTCGATCCACTGCATGCAATGGAGTGGGTCAATGTTTTTGCGCTCGCCGTTAACGAGGAGAATGCGGCGGGAGGACGAGTAGTGACTGCCCCGACTAACGGCGCAGCGGGAATCATCCCAGCGGTGATGCACTATGCCAAGAATTTCCGACCCGGATTCAACCGAGAAGCAGCGAGAAAATTCCTTCTAACCGCGGCGGCCGTGGGAAACATAATCAAGGAAAACGCATCCATTTCAGGGGCAGAGGTCGGCTGCCAAGGCGAGGTGGGATCCGCATCGGCAATGGCTGCCGCCGCCCTGTGCAGCTTCCTCGGCGGGTCAGTGAAGCAAGTAGAAAACGCCGCCGAGATTGCGCTTGAGCACAGCCTGGGGCTCACCTGCGATCCGGTAGGAGGATTGGTTCAAATTCCGTGCATCGAACGCAACGCGATGGCCTCCGTGGGAGCCATTAATGCCGCTCGATTCGCCCTTCTCGGAGATGGCACGCATTCCGTCAGCCTGGACCAGGTCATGAAGACTATGGACGAGACCGGCCGCGATATGCTCAGCAAGTACAAGGAGACTGCAGCCGGCGGGCTCGCAGCGACGCTGGGGCTGCGAGTTAATATGACGGAGTGCTAA